One stretch of Chiroxiphia lanceolata isolate bChiLan1 chromosome 1, bChiLan1.pri, whole genome shotgun sequence DNA includes these proteins:
- the NBEAL2 gene encoding neurobeachin-like protein 2: MASRERLCELWMLYFAKKDVSYLQQWLENFVMSFERVIALPSLEPRRPEEAVSEIPVLPREVLQVLIQRLGQSVALIPREEGGGAGLGQALLLLKFFSIICRNPENIQADKTPGFLAEVLRLLRVCGDKLRDVPEEERAREQLESGILHALLLCEGFFDPHQTWRRQLRGEFISSKEKSKYKFAPAPLPPEFGAFFQESFQAGKELPESLQLRLIHLFGAILSGSKPNALQAVTPGAVEVLLGVLQRGGNGNAPGMVEATLRSLVSVVHVLHGSSPGSGPVSLRLLLDGYFRVLNSHLPAAPEAAGGLLGLRVLMLDAIPAMLSCEDRPVLQATFLSNNCFEHIIRLLQNSTLYLGSSREAGEARDEVPTRSRDGLQQGGAGGSDAIAVHALGVLTAIMSNSPSAKEVFKERIGYTHLYEVLRSQGQPTQRLLQELLNMAVEGDHSSFPVRPIRNEQPLLILLAWLPVLECRDLQVFLSGWLRRLCEASLPSRLTCVKAGMVGSLLGALGTEPALPTACSQNLLELLRALGSLSIRPGELRQLLRLLRHERGRGPHPYVCPVIRALSGMARAEGPPRALQSFDLSPGMAGIMVPTIQKWPGGAFAFHAWVCLSEEELEPPARPKRRQLYSFFTAGGTGFEAFFTAGGVLVVAVCTKKDYMTVALPEFAFNDSAWHCVDIVHVAGRRPFGQNVVSVYADGHLRKTAQLRFPSLHESFTSCCIGSAGHRTTTTAATATSHPPAPHGPELVFPSHPVLGRSQSVPATLGPHSWTPTQLPTEGVVATTAAGSQDMEWGSPTSLEGHLGSVAIFCEALQQAQVKALFCAGPNVMSPFTLEGDLVELSSKLLLYYTPQACRNNICLDLSPSHGLDGRLTGHKVVNWDVKDVVNCVGGMGVLLPLLEQVVSKKEEPEDEEETNDLVGPELTSSRNAQGMLIPLGKSSENRLERNSVAAFLLLVKNFIQHHPVNQESLVQCHGPAIIGALLQKVSGALLDMSALVASQILMEQVASEGSGLLLHLLYQHLLFDFRIWSNSDFAVRLGHIQYLANVVKDHKQRIRKKYGVQYVLDSIRTYYGTSREKTTATDDIKTVQTSLFSLVKDFFCRSFSGEEMQSLLSYLAGAQDEQQVCGALEVIHSLLKGSPAQEQLFSFLFELGQVEVLFSLLVQKKFSDEVRERVFKILYKMLKYEKVPERSKNRLKLKDIGYHGLISYLSDVPNSMLLFRCLSEQVLGADPPNYKDLVAVVYLSHRADLTVRLDLCRKLFHLIYAQQDLVRQLARLAGWQDTLTKLYVRESYESRQHSLSTSGGCPELLRLSDPPGKEGTSPPPAELQELDVFLPLGYEASDQELSEGFSDHSISPSGRTKSFHSYNFKSFDSSDRASRSSSNPGDGPPFDGVYHPLSPFSTSPFDLGLDLASTSSVATAESGAQTPGSGPGTPSPLESFKPFPGMRARKSSSLSNVLDESSYQDVLPSDNVSNTSNPQQTPEEELCNLLTNIIFSVTWRGVEGWDDAAWRERGQVFSVLTKLGSACELVRPPDEIKRSLLEMMLESALTDLKESGPGALPGLTHNALKLLRLLQDFLFSEGHNNQTLWSEKIYEGVNSLLDKLGVWYHLANGTSDLREMAQAGLRVLVGYILLQDPQLHSLAYVKLHSLLQTSSAPRKDEACYLLGKLETPLRRSLEAKSETFSWLVPIIRTLMDQCYETLQLQLFLPSLPPTNGSPTFYEDFQLFCTTPEWRGFIEKHVQPTMAQFEMDTFARSHDHMSNFWNACYDAMMSSAQRREQEKAASRKMFQELVLEPVAKRSKAENARHSNVLKQANNHQSTVLKQWRSLCRLLTSPRSAWADRNPPEVHWKLSSAETYSRMRLKLVPNLNFDQHLEASALRDNLGAEHLQTPAEPLPLAMAKEAKVSELEDDQLAEEDLPVLDTQAEPKEQSQREKLVVSEDCELITTVAVVPGRLEVTTQHVYFYDGSSDKEETEGGIGYDFKRPLSHLREVHLRRYNLRRSALELFFIDQANYFLNFRKKVRNKVYSCILGLRPPNQIYFGSRSPQELLKASGLTQKWVLREISNFEYLMQLNTIAGRTYNDLSQYPVFPWILRDYVSETLDLSNPAVFRDLSKPIGVANERHARDVKEKYESFEDPTGTVDKFHYGTHYSNAAGVMHYLIRTEPFTTLHIQLQSGRFDCSDRQFHSVPAAWQARMENPVDVKELIPEFFYFPEFLENQNGFDLGCLQLSNEKVGDVVLPRWARSREDFIHQHRKALESEYVSAHLHEWIDLIFGYKQRGPAAVEALNVFYYCTYEGAVDLDAIADETQRKALEGIISNFGQTPCQLLKEPHPARLSAESAAQRLARLDTRSPNVFEHLDQLKSFFVEGISDGVALVQAVVPKNQAHSFITQGSPDVLVTVSANGLLGTHNWLPYDKNISNYFSFTKDPTVSNTKTQRFLQGPFAPGADLSSRTLAVSPDGKLLFSGGHWDNSLRVTSLAKGKVVGHITRHIDVVTCLALDLCGIYLISGSRDTTCMVWQVLQQGGFSSGLAPKPVQVLYGHDAEVTCVAISTELDMAVSGSKDGTIITHTVRRGLFIRSLRPPGESCVPAVLSQLAVGPEGQVVAQSAAGQRPCLKDRFALHLYSVNGKLLASVPLEQEVTAMCLTEDFVVLGTTQCGLEIRELQSLRAAVPPVPMRVPVHSVSVTKEKSHILVGLEDGKLIVVGAGQPAEVRPGQFHRRLWRSTRRISQVSAGETEYNPSEGRT; encoded by the exons ATGGCTTCCCGGGAGCGCCTCTGCGAGCTCTGGATGCTTTACTTCGCCAAG AAGGACGTGTCGTAcctgcagcagtggctggagaACTTCGTCATGAGCTTCGAGAGGGTCATCGCCCTGCCCTCGCTGGAGCCCCGCAG gCCGGAGGAGGCGGTGTCGGAGATCCCGGTGCTCCCTCGGGAAGTGCTCCAGGTGCTGATCCAGAGGCTGGGCCAGAGCGTGGCCCTGATCCCGCGGGAGGAgggcgggggggccgggctgggccaggccctgctgctcctcaaGTTCTTCAGCATCATCTGCAG gaaCCCGGAGAACATCCAGGCGGACAAAACTCCGGGATTCCTGGCGGAGGTGCTGAGGCTGCTGCGGGTCTGcggggacaag CTGCGGGATGTCCCCGAGGAGGAGCGGGCgcgggagcagctggagagcgGGATCCTCCACGCGCTGCTCCTCTGCGAGGGCTTCTTCGACCCGCACCAGACCTGGCGGCGGCAGCTCCGCGG ggAATTCATCAGCTCCAAGGAGAAGAGTAAATACAAGTTCGCCCCCGCCCCTTTGCCCCCCGAGTTCGGCGCCTTCTTCCAAG aGAGTTTCCAAGCAGGAAAAGAGCTCCCTGAGTCACTCCAGCTCCGACTGATCCATCTTTTTGGAGCCATCCTCTCTGGCTCCAAG CCCAACGCTCTCCAGGCGGTCACCCCGGGGGCGGTGGAAGTGCTGCTGGGGGTGCTCCAGCGGGGCGGGAATGGGAATGCCCCTGGAATGGTGGAGGCCACGCTGCGCTCCCTGGTGTCCGTGGTCCACGTCCTGCACGGCTCCAGCCCCGGCTCCGGCCCCGTGTCCCTGCGGCTCCTCCTGGACGGATATTTCAGGGTCCTCAACTCCCACCTCCCCGCGGCGCCGGAGGCGGCCGGGGGCCTCCTGGGCCTGCGGGTGCTCATGCTGG ACGCCATCCCGGCCATGCTGAGCTGCGAGGACCGGCCGGTGCTCCAGGCCACCTTCCTGAGCAACAACTGCTTCGAGCACATCATCCGCCTGCTCCAGAACAGCACG CTCTACCTCGGCAGCTCGCGGGAGGCGGGTGAAGCCCGGGACGAGGTTCCCACACGGAGCAGGGATGGTCTGCAGCAG GGCGGTGCCGGCGGCTCCGACGCCATCGCGGTCCACGCCCTTGGCGTGCTCACGGCCATCATGAGCAACTCGCCCTCGGCCAAG GAGGTGTTCAAGGAGCGCATCGGCTACACCCACCTCTACGAGGTGCTGAGGAGCCAAGGGCAGCCCACCCAGcgcctgctccaggagctcctcaACATG GCAGTGGAGGGCGACCACAGCTCCTTCCCGGTGCGTCCCATCCGCAACGAGCAGCCCCTGCTGATCCTGCTGGCCTGGCTGCCGGTGCTGGAATGCCGGGATCTCCAGGTCTTCCTGTCGGGGTGGCTGCGGCGGCTCTGCGAGGCCTCCCTGCCCAGCCGCCTCACGTGCGTCAAGGCCGGCATGGTGGGCTCCCTGCTGGGCGCCCTGGGCACCGAGCCGGCGCTGCCCACCGCCTGCTCCCAGaacctgctggagctgctccggGCGCTGGGCAGCCTGTCCATCCGGCCCGGGGAGCTGCGGCAGCTGCTGCGGCTGCTGCGGCacgagcggggccgggggcctCATCCCTACGTGTGTCCCGTCATCCGGGCGCTCTCGGGCAtggccagggcagaggggcCCCCCCGGGCGCTGCAGAGCTTTGACCTGAGCCCGGGCATGGCCGGGATCATGGTGCCCACCATCCAGAAGTGGCCCGGAGGGGCCTTCGCCTTCCACGCCTGGGTGTGCCTGAgcgaggaggagctggagccgCCAGCGAGGCCCAAGAGGAGGCAGCTCTACAG CTTCTTCACGGCTGGGGGGACGGGCTTCGAGGCGTTCTTCACCGCCGGCGGCGTGCTGGTGGTGGCCGTCTGCACCAAGAAGGACTACATGACCGTGGCCTTACCGGAGTTTGCCTTCAACGACTCGGCTTGG cactgcGTGGACATCGTGCACGTGGCCGGGCGCCGGCCCTTCGGCCAGAACGTCGTCAGCGTCTACGCCGACGGGCACCTGCGGAAGACGGCGCAGCTCCGCTTCCCCTCCCTCCACGAG TCCTTCACCTCCTGCTGCATCGGCTCCGCGGGGCACCGGACCACCACCACGGCTGCCACGGCCACCAGCCACCCGCCGGCACCCCACGGCCCAGAGCTGGTCTTCCCCTCACACCCTGTGCTGGGACGCTCCCAGTCTGTCCCTGCCACCCTCGGCCCCCACTCTTGGACCCCCACTCAGCTGCCCACGGAGGGGGTGGTGGCCACCACGGCGGCCGGGAGCCAGGACATGGAGTGGGGCAGCCCCACCTCCCTGGAGGGTCACCTGGGCTCCGTGGCCATCTTCTGTGAGGCTCTGCAGCAGGCCCAGGTCAAGGCTCTGTTCTGTGCAG GCCCGAATGTCATGTCACCATTTACACTGGAAGGGGACCTGGTGGAGCTGAGCAGCAAACTCCTGCTGTACTACACCCCCCAG GCCTGCAGGAACAACATCTGCCTGGACCTCTCTCCCAGCCACGGCCTGGACGGGAGGCTGACGGGGCACAAGGTGGTCAACTGGGACGTCAAG gACGTGGTCAACTGCGTGGGTGGGATGGGAGTGCTCCTGCCCCTTCTTGAGCAAGTGGTGTCCAAGAAGGAGGAGCCCGAGGATGAGGAGGAGACCAATGACCTGGTGGGGCCAGAGCTGACGTCCTCCAGGAATGCCCAGGGCATGCTCATCCCACTGGGAAAGTCCTCAG AGAACAGGCTGGAGAGGAACAGCGTGGCcgccttcctgctgctggtgaaGAACTTCATCCAGCACCACCCCGTGAACCAGGAGAGCCTGGTGCAGTGCCACGGGCCGGCCATCATCGGGGCGCTGCTGCAGAAG GTCTCCGGCGCTCTGCTGGACATGAGCGCACTGGTGGCCTCGCAGATCCTCATGGAGCAGGTGGCCTCCGAGGGCAGTGGGCTCCTGCTGCACCTCCTGTACCAGCACCTCCTCTTCGACTTCCGCATCTGGAGCAACAGCGACTTCGCCGTGCGCTTAG GGCACATCCAGTACCTGGCCAACGTGGTGAAGGACCACAAGCAGCGCATCCGTAAGAAGTACGGGGTGCAGTATGTCCTCGACTCCATCCGGACCTACTACGG CACCTCCAGGGAGAAGACCACGGCCACTGATGATATCAAGACAGTGCAGACGTCCCTCTTCAGCCTGGTGAAGGATTTCTTCTGCCGGAGCTTCTCTGGGGAGGAGATGCAGAGCTTGCTGAGCTACCTGGCTGGGGCCCAGGACGAGCAGCAG GTGTGTGGGGCGCTGGAGGTGATCCACAGCCTGCTGAAGGGCTCacctgcccaggagcagctcttctccttcctcttcgAGCTGGGCCAGGTGGAGGTTCTCTTCTCACTGCTGGTGCAGAAGAAGTTCTCGGATGAAGTGCGGGAGAGGGTCTTCAAG ATCCTCTACAAGATGCTGAAGTACGAGAAGGTCCCTGAGCGCAGCAAGAACCGCCTGAAACTGAAGGACATCGGGTACCACGGGCTCATCTCCTACCTCAGTGATGTCCCCAACTCCATGCTGCTCTTCCGCTGCCTCTCCGAGCAGGTCCTCGGGGCAG ACCCTCCCAACTACAAGGACCTGGTGGCCGTGGTTTACCTGTCCCACCGGGCCGACCTGACTGTCCGGCTCGACCTCTGCCGCAAG ctcttccacCTGATCTACGCCCAGCAGGACCTGGTGAGGCAGCTGGCcaggctggctggctggcaggACACCCTCACCAAACTCTACGTCCGGGAGTCCTACGAGTCCcgccagcacagcctgagcacCAGCGGGGGCTGCCCGGAGCTGCTCCGCCTCTCCGACCCCCCCGGCAAGGAGGGCACGAGCCCACCGCCGGCCGAGCTCCAGGAGCTCGACGTCTTCCTCCCGCTGGGATACGAGGCCTCGGACCAGGAGCTCTCCGAGGGCTTCTCCGACCACTCCATCTCCCCGAGCGGCCGCACCAAGTCCTTCCACTCCTACAACTTCAAGTCTTTCGACTCCTCTGACCGGGCCAGTCGCTCGTCCTCCAACCCCGGCGACGGTCCCCCCTTCGACGGCGTCTACCACCCGCTGTCGCCCTTCTCCACCTCCCCCTTCGACCTGGGGCTCGACCTGGCCAGCACCAGCTCCGTGGCCACGGCCGAGAGCGGTGCCCAGACCCCCGGCAGCGGCCCCGGCACCCCGTCCCCCCTGGAGAGCTTCAAGCCCTTCCCAGGAATGCGGGCGCGCAAGAGCTCCAGCCTGTCCAACGTCCTGGACGAGAGCAGCTACCAGGACGTGCTGCCCAGCGACAACGTCTCCAACACCAGCAACCCCCAG CAAACCCCCGAGGAGGAGCTGTGCAACCTCCTGACCAACATCATCTTCTCGGTGACGTGGCGCGGGGTGGAGGGCTGGGACGACGCGGCCTGGCGGGAACGGGGCCAGGTCTTCTCGGTGCTGACCAAGCTGGGCTCGGCCTGCGAGCTGGTGCGGCCCCCGGACGAGATCAAGCGCAG CCTCCTGGAGATGATGCTGGAGTCGGCGCTGACCGACCTGAAGGAGTCGGGGCCGGGGGCCCTGCCCGGCCTCACCCACAACGCCCTCAAGCTGCTCCGGCTGCTCCAGGACTTCCTGTTCTCCGAGGGGCACAACAACCAGACCCTGTGGAGCGAGAAG ATCTACGAGGGGGTGAACAGCCTGCTGGACAAGCTGGGCGTGTGGTACCACCTGGCCAACGGCACCTCTGACCTCAGGGAGATGGCCCAGGCGGGGCTGCGAGTCCTCGTGGGCTACATCCTACTGCAGGACCCCCAG CTGCACTCCCTGGCCTACGTGAAGCTGCACAGCCTCCTGCAGACGTCCTCAGCTCCCAGGAAGGACGAGGCCTGTTACCTCCTGGGGAAGCTGGAGACCCCCCTCCGGCGCTCACTGGAGGCCAAGTCGGAGACGTTCTCCTGGCTGGTGCCCATCATCCGCACGCTCATGGACCAGTGCTACGAgaccctgcagctgcagctcttcctgccctccctgccccccaccAACGGCAGCCCCACCTTCTACGAGGACTTCCAGCTCTTCTGCACCACCCCGGAGTGGAGGGGCTTCATCGAGAAGCAC GTGCAGCCCACCATGGCCCAGTTTGAGATGGACACCTTTGCCAGGAGCCACGACCACATGTCCAACTTCTGGAACGCCTGTTACGATGCCATGATGAGCAGCGCCCAGCGGCGGGAGCAGGAGAAGGCGGCCAGCCGCAAGATGTTCCAG gagctggtgctggagccGGTGGCCAAGCGCTCCAAGGCGGAGAACGCCCGGCACAGCAACGTCCTCAAGCAGGCCAACAACCACCAGAGCACGGTGCTGAAGCAGTGGAGGTCCCTGTGCCGCCTGCTCACCTCGCCCCGCTCTGCCTGGGCCGACCG aaACCCGCCGGAGGTTCACTGGAAGCTGTCGAGCGCCGAGACCTACTCGAGGATGAGGCTGAAGCTGGTGCCCAACCTCAATTTCGACCAGCACTTGGAGGCCAGCGCCCTGCGGGACAACCTGG GAGCCGAGCACCTCCAGACCCCCGCCGAGCCCCTCCCGCTCGCCATGGCCAAGGAGGCCAAGGTGAGCGAGCTGGAGGATGACCAGCTGGCCGAGGAGGACCTGCCTGTGCTGGACACTCA GGCCGAGCCCAAGGAGCAGAGCCAGCGGGAGAAGCTGGTGGTGTCGGAGGACTGCGAGCTCATCACCACGGTGGCCGTGGTACCCGGGCGCCTGGAGGTGACCACCCAGCACGTCTACTTCTATGATGGCAGCAGCGACAAGGAGGAGACGGAGGGAG GGATCGGCTACGACTTCAAGCGTCCCCTGTCCCACCTGCGCGAGGTCCACCTGCGCCGCTACAACCTGCGCCGCTCCGCCCTCGAGCTCTTCTTCATCGACCAGGCCAACTACTTCCTCAACTTCAGAAAGAAG GTGAGGAACAAGGTGTACTCCTGCATCCTCGGCCTGCGGCCCCCCAACCAGATCTACTTTGGCAGCCGCTcgccccaggagctgctcaaaGCCTCAGGGCTCACACAG AAATGGGTCCTGCGGGAGATCTCCAACTTCGAGTACCTCATGCAGCTGAACACGATCGCGGGGCGCACCTACAACGACCTGTCCCAGTACCCCGTG TTCCCCTGGATCCTGCGGGATTACGTCTCGGAGACCCTGGACCTCTCCAACCCGGCCGTGTTCCGGGACCTGTCCAAGCCCATCGGGGTGGCCAACGAGCGGCACGCCCGGGACGTGAAGGAGAA GTACGAGAGCTTCGAGGACCCCACGGGCACCGTGGACAAGTTCCACTACGGCACCCACTACTCCAACGCGGCCGGAGTGATGCACTACCTGATCCGCACCGAGCCCTTCACCACCCTCCACATCCAGCTGCAGAGCGGCAG GTTTGACTGCTCGGACCGGCAGTTCCACTCGGTACCGGCGGCGTGGCAGGCGCGCATGGAGAACCCCGTGGATGTCAAGGAGCTCATCCCCGAGTTCTTCTACTTCCCGGAGTTCCTGGAGAACCAGAACG GCTTTGACCTGGGCTGTCTCCAGCTCTCCAACGAGAAGGTGGGCGACGTGGTGCTGCCGCGGTGGGCGCGGTCCCGCGAGGACTTCATCCACCAGCACCGCAAAGCCCTG GAGTCAGAGTATGTCTCAGCCCACCTCCACGAGTGGATCGACCTCATCTTTGGGTACAAGCAGCGAGGCCCGGCCGCCGTGGAGGCCCTCAACGTCTTCTACTACTGCACCTACGAGG gggCCGTGGACCTGGACGCCATCGCCGACGAGACGCAGCGGAAGGCCCTGGAGGGCATCATCAGCAACTTTGGGCAGACGCCCTGCCAGCTGCTCAAG gagccccaCCCCGCCCGGCTGTCGGCAGAGAGCGCTGCCCAGAGGCTGGCCCGCCTCGACACCCGCTCCCCCAATGTCTTCGAGCACCTGGACCAGCTCAAATCCTTCTTTGTGGAG ggcATCAGTGACGGGGTGGCCCTGGTGCAGGCCGTGGTCCCCAAGAACCAGGCGCATTCCTTCATCACTCAGGGATCCCCCGACGTCCTG GTCACCGTGAGCGCCAACGGCTTGTTGGGGACCCACAACTGGCTGCCCTACGACAAGAACATCTCCAACTACTTCAGCTTCACCAAAGACCCCACCGTGTCCAACACCAA GACGCAGCGGTTCCTGCAGGGCCCCTTCGCCCCCGGCGCGGATCTCAGCTCCCGCACGCTGGCCGTGTCTCCCGACGGGAAGCTGCTCTTCAGcgggggacactgggacaaCAGCCTGAGGGTCACCTCGCTGGCCAAGGGCAAGGTGGTGGGGCACATCACCCGCCACATAG ATGTTGTCACCTGCCTGGCTCTCGACCTCTGCGGCATCTACCTCATCTCTGGATCCCGGGACACCACCTGCATGGTGTGGCAGGTCCTGCAGCAG GGTGGGTTTTCCAGCGGCTTGGCTCCCAAACCTGTGCAGGTCCTGTACGGCCACGACGCCGAGGTGACGTGCGTGGCCATCAGCACCGAGCTGGACATGGCGGTGTCGGGCTCCAAG GACGGCACCATCATCACTCACACCGTGCGCCGGGGGCTCTTCATCCGCTCGCTGCGGCCGCCGGGCGAGAGCTGCGTCCCCGCCGTGCTGTCCCAGCTGGCCGTGGGCCCCGAGGGGCAGGTGGTGGCCCAGAGCGCCGCGGGCCAGCGGCCCTGCCTGAAG GACAGGTTCGCGCTCCACCTGTACTCCGTGAACGGGAAGCTCCTGGCGTCCGtgcccctggagcaggaggtgacGGCCATGTGCCTCACCGAGGACTTCGTGGTGCTGGGGACCACCCAGTGCGGGCTGGAGATCCGGGAGCTCCAGAG CCTCAGGGCAGccgtgccccccgtgcccaTGAGGGTGCCCGTGCACAGCGTGTCCGTCACCAAGGAGAAGAGTCACATcctggtggggctggaggatGGAAAACTCATCGTGGTGGGCGCTGGGCAGCCCGCTGAG gtGCGTCCGGGCCAGTTCCACCGGCGGCTGTGGCGTTCCACGCGGCGCATCTCCCAGGTGTCAGCCGGAGAGACGGAATACAACCCCTCCGAGGGCCGGACCTAG